A stretch of Carnobacterium iners DNA encodes these proteins:
- a CDS encoding MATE family efflux transporter, which translates to MAEKKKLFSLTFPIFLESLLFSIIGSVDTIMLSRYNDSAVGAVGVVNQMIFLILIAGNIILSGTGILLAQAIGAKRAKDHLQKLTLTAILINLFMGLLFSLAFMAFSGSVLSIMNLQGEMLIFAKQYLVIVGGFIFMQLLAMTFSMFLRSFGKTKATLMISIITNLTNVLLNYLLIYGHLGFAAMGVRGAAIATIISRALGMIILGYLVYNLIFKPKMVSFTIGDFKENIPAILKFGLPAAGEQISYNLARFVMMLMITRLGEVAITAYSYSNTLVSFVYIFAVSLGQGTSIMIGWHVGAKNYMKTKDLTSFASKASFVISMLACLVLVLFRVPLLGLLTDNVEIITLASQVLVFNFILEAGRSQNLIYVSALRASSDVQFPFYVGVLSMWSVGVFLAYLFSFPLQMGLVGIWLALGLDEIVRAIFMRLRWRKNMKKIFLERS; encoded by the coding sequence ATGGCTGAAAAGAAAAAATTATTTTCCTTAACGTTTCCAATTTTTTTAGAGAGTTTATTGTTTTCTATTATCGGAAGTGTTGATACTATTATGCTCTCTCGCTACAATGACTCTGCTGTAGGAGCTGTGGGCGTGGTCAATCAAATGATATTCCTGATTCTTATTGCAGGGAACATTATTCTTTCTGGTACAGGTATTTTACTTGCACAAGCTATTGGAGCAAAAAGGGCAAAAGATCATCTTCAAAAATTGACTTTAACAGCGATACTAATTAACCTATTCATGGGACTTCTTTTTAGTCTAGCTTTTATGGCTTTTTCTGGAAGCGTTTTAAGTATTATGAACTTACAAGGAGAAATGCTGATTTTTGCAAAACAATACTTGGTCATTGTGGGCGGGTTTATTTTCATGCAACTTCTAGCTATGACATTTTCTATGTTTCTTCGTTCCTTTGGTAAAACGAAAGCAACATTAATGATTTCCATTATTACTAACTTAACCAACGTGTTATTAAATTATCTTTTGATTTACGGCCATTTAGGTTTCGCGGCCATGGGAGTAAGAGGAGCTGCTATCGCTACGATTATAAGTCGAGCTTTAGGGATGATTATTTTAGGTTATCTAGTCTATAATTTAATTTTCAAACCTAAAATGGTCTCCTTTACGATAGGTGATTTCAAAGAGAATATTCCGGCTATTTTAAAGTTTGGTCTTCCTGCAGCTGGAGAACAAATTTCTTACAATCTAGCCCGCTTTGTCATGATGCTTATGATTACGAGACTCGGAGAAGTTGCTATTACTGCTTATTCTTACAGCAATACTTTAGTTAGTTTTGTTTATATTTTTGCTGTTTCCTTAGGGCAAGGTACCTCTATTATGATCGGTTGGCACGTTGGTGCGAAAAATTATATGAAAACCAAGGACCTAACCTCCTTTGCTTCTAAAGCTTCCTTTGTGATTAGTATGCTAGCCTGTTTGGTGCTCGTTTTGTTTAGAGTTCCCCTGCTAGGTTTACTTACTGATAACGTAGAAATTATTACTTTAGCTAGCCAAGTTTTAGTCTTTAATTTTATTTTAGAAGCAGGAAGAAGCCAGAATTTAATTTATGTAAGTGCATTAAGAGCTTCCTCAGATGTGCAGTTCCCCTTTTACGTAGGTGTTTTATCGATGTGGAGTGTTGGAGTCTTTCTTGCTTACTTATTCTCTTTCCCGCTGCAAATGGGTTTGGTAGGAATCTGGTTAGCTTTAGGATTAGATGAAATTGTTCGAGCTATTTTTATGAGACTCAGATGGCGAAAAAACATGAAGAAAATTTTTCTTGAACGGTCTTGA
- the ltrA gene encoding group II intron reverse transcriptase/maturase: protein MYERKILERILDKENLTVAFEQVRRNKGVAGVDGMTIDELGIYFLRNKEEVMAQIRQRNYQTSPVLRVEIPKPNGGVRLLGIPTVKDRMIQQAIAQVLTPLFDKGFSNYSYGFRPNRQAEMAINQALVYFNEGYDWIVDIDLERFFDTVQYDRLMNLVSRTISDGDVISLIRKFLVSGVQVNGIIQDTSIGTPQGGNLSPLLSNIMLNELDKELEKRNLRFVRYADDCIIMVKSEMSARRVMRSVTKFIEEKLGLIVNSTKSKITKPNNPEMKFLGFGFYRDFNKKTYQAKPHKISVENFRYKLKVLTRKNWSIDTKYQVERLNQVIRGWINYYKIGSMKSILKKIDSHLRVRLRMCIWHKWKTAKNRRKNLIKLGMDKYSAYKNSHTSKGVVRIAYSWILTTTITNKRLAQFGLVSCVEHYDKIHV from the coding sequence ATGTATGAAAGAAAAATCCTTGAGCGTATCTTAGATAAAGAGAATTTGACTGTAGCATTCGAACAAGTAAGACGAAATAAAGGTGTCGCAGGTGTGGATGGCATGACAATTGACGAGCTAGGAATATATTTTCTTCGAAACAAAGAAGAAGTTATGGCTCAGATTCGTCAAAGAAACTACCAAACCTCACCCGTTCTTCGAGTGGAGATTCCTAAACCAAATGGTGGTGTTCGTTTACTAGGAATCCCGACAGTTAAAGACCGTATGATTCAACAAGCCATTGCACAAGTATTGACTCCCTTATTCGATAAAGGTTTTAGTAACTATAGTTACGGTTTTCGACCAAACCGGCAAGCTGAAATGGCGATTAATCAGGCGTTAGTGTACTTCAATGAAGGATATGACTGGATTGTTGATATCGATCTTGAACGTTTCTTTGATACGGTGCAATATGACCGATTGATGAATTTAGTCTCTAGAACAATCTCCGATGGAGATGTAATTTCGCTGATTCGTAAATTTCTTGTCAGTGGAGTACAAGTTAATGGGATTATTCAAGATACTAGCATTGGAACTCCGCAAGGAGGGAACCTTTCACCGCTATTGAGCAATATCATGCTTAATGAACTTGATAAGGAACTGGAAAAACGAAACCTCCGTTTCGTTCGTTACGCTGATGATTGTATCATTATGGTTAAGAGTGAAATGTCAGCGAGAAGAGTGATGCGTTCCGTTACAAAATTTATCGAAGAAAAGTTAGGATTGATTGTTAATAGTACAAAATCTAAGATTACGAAGCCAAATAATCCAGAAATGAAATTTTTAGGATTCGGTTTTTACCGAGATTTTAATAAGAAAACCTATCAAGCGAAACCACATAAAATCTCAGTAGAAAACTTTCGATATAAACTTAAAGTACTTACACGTAAGAATTGGAGTATTGATACGAAATATCAAGTGGAACGACTGAATCAAGTGATTCGAGGGTGGATAAACTACTATAAAATAGGTTCAATGAAAAGCATTTTAAAGAAAATTGACTCTCATTTGAGAGTCCGTCTCAGAATGTGTATTTGGCATAAATGGAAAACAGCTAAGAATCGGCGAAAGAACTTAATAAAATTAGGGATGGACAAATACAGTGCCTATAAAAATAGTCACACTAGTAAGGGTGTCGTACGTATTGCCTATTCTTGGATTTTAACAACGACTATCACAAACAAGAGACTTGCCCAATTTGGCCTAGTCTCTTGTGTAGAGCATTACGATAAAATACATGTTTAG
- a CDS encoding NAD(P)/FAD-dependent oxidoreductase, whose amino-acid sequence MEVYDVTIIGGGPAGLYSSFYSGLREMKVQIIEAQPYLGGKLNLYSEKIVWDAGGIPPMPAGQFIQHLINQAKTFQPTIRTGEKVNGIKKKVDGNFQLQTTKGKTYLTKTLLLAVGNGILDPTPTPFFTNEGRQLKNVQIAVIDFEAMKQKRVFISGGGQSAIDWAKTLAPIAKEVILVYRREAFKGHESEIKRVTNGPVRCIVKADLVEKKLTPDGSTIEAVTILHKETDKEETILVDEVIVCHGFNQKNELFEQNDIGLEVFNDYYVQTTPQTKTVIPGVFALGDAASYTGKVHLIAGAFHDAINAVNAAKLYIDPKADAIGTVSTYADNLKSKVATVWKQYATE is encoded by the coding sequence ATGGAAGTATATGATGTGACGATAATCGGTGGAGGACCTGCAGGACTTTACAGTTCTTTCTATTCGGGGCTACGCGAGATGAAGGTCCAGATAATTGAAGCTCAACCTTATTTAGGTGGTAAACTAAATCTATATTCTGAAAAGATTGTCTGGGATGCAGGTGGGATTCCACCGATGCCTGCAGGTCAATTTATTCAACACTTGATCAATCAAGCAAAAACCTTTCAACCAACTATACGCACAGGCGAAAAAGTTAATGGGATTAAAAAAAAAGTAGACGGGAATTTTCAATTACAAACGACAAAAGGCAAGACATATTTAACTAAAACACTTTTACTAGCGGTTGGTAATGGTATTTTAGATCCTACTCCAACACCATTTTTTACGAATGAGGGAAGACAATTAAAAAATGTCCAGATAGCCGTTATTGATTTTGAAGCTATGAAACAAAAAAGAGTTTTCATTTCTGGTGGTGGGCAATCAGCGATTGATTGGGCGAAAACCTTAGCGCCAATTGCCAAAGAGGTTATCCTGGTCTATCGAAGAGAAGCATTTAAAGGACATGAATCAGAAATTAAAAGAGTAACAAATGGCCCAGTGAGATGTATAGTAAAAGCGGATCTAGTAGAAAAAAAGTTGACTCCAGATGGCTCAACTATTGAGGCGGTAACGATTCTTCATAAAGAGACAGATAAAGAAGAGACGATTTTAGTAGACGAAGTTATTGTGTGTCATGGTTTTAATCAAAAAAATGAGTTATTTGAACAAAATGATATTGGCCTAGAGGTGTTCAATGACTATTACGTTCAAACGACACCACAAACTAAAACCGTAATCCCTGGCGTTTTTGCTTTAGGAGATGCAGCAAGTTATACGGGTAAAGTTCATTTGATAGCTGGGGCTTTTCACGATGCTATTAATGCTGTCAATGCTGCAAAATTATACATTGATCCAAAGGCGGATGCAATAGGAACCGTCTCAACTTATGCTGATAATCTAAAATCAAAAGTAGCGACCGTTTGGAAACAATATGCAACGGAATAA
- the rpsI gene encoding 30S ribosomal protein S9, translated as MAQVQYTGTGRRKNSTARVRLVPGTGKIIMNKKDITEYMPFPYLYVIVKQPLAVTETMENYDIHVNVNGGGYTGQAGATRHGIARALLQVDPDFRAPLKAAGLLTRDPRMVERKKPGLKKARKASQFSKR; from the coding sequence TTGGCACAAGTACAATATACCGGCACAGGCCGTCGTAAAAACTCAACAGCTCGCGTACGTTTAGTACCCGGAACTGGTAAAATTATCATGAACAAAAAAGACATTACTGAATACATGCCTTTCCCATATCTTTATGTAATCGTTAAACAACCTTTAGCAGTTACAGAAACAATGGAAAACTATGACATTCACGTAAATGTAAATGGCGGTGGATATACTGGACAAGCTGGCGCTACACGTCACGGTATCGCTCGCGCGTTACTACAAGTAGATCCAGATTTCCGTGCTCCTTTAAAAGCTGCAGGCCTATTAACACGTGACCCACGTATGGTTGAACGTAAGAAACCAGGTCTTAAAAAAGCTCGTAAAGCTTCACAATTCTCAAAACGTTAA